The following are encoded together in the Xanthobacter autotrophicus Py2 genome:
- a CDS encoding hypothetical protein (KEGG: bxe:Bxe_A1808 hypothetical protein) — MPILPEDELLDLLRDGTISALTIDTNIFDEKGLQLGSAPLATVAALSNRPFSFLLSGTVAQEVRGHIEKKAEEALRSVRKAIGEALFAFETVQPTRDEILNQITGAQAPAGAAQSRFAEYVDQSGCEILNDEELVTTKDLFEGYFAGHPPFGTGKKKDEFPDALALRALEATATARATAILVVSKDGDWRNFCEESQRLYLVPELETALSLLNDPPLVVRQAILTWLGPEDDGRAEIQHDLENRITDLDVAISGYATSGEMEAVPYGAELHSLDWPDDAEVDIIETSEPDENGVVSAVLSMPLSVDLRVHVELSFSVWDSIDRESISMGGRSVEYDETRDIRATVMVNINDLGGEDQYIEFVSCEIDLKGLDVDLGDVDMFEPEDYYDDRDEQ; from the coding sequence ATGCCGATTTTACCCGAAGACGAGCTACTCGACTTGCTGCGCGATGGAACGATCTCCGCACTGACGATCGACACCAACATTTTCGACGAGAAGGGGCTACAATTGGGATCCGCTCCTCTCGCGACGGTTGCGGCCCTGAGCAATCGCCCATTTTCGTTTCTCCTTTCCGGTACCGTCGCGCAAGAGGTTCGAGGACATATCGAGAAAAAGGCCGAGGAGGCGCTCAGGAGCGTTCGCAAGGCGATTGGCGAGGCGCTTTTCGCATTTGAAACCGTGCAGCCGACCAGAGACGAAATCCTGAACCAGATTACCGGAGCACAGGCGCCTGCCGGAGCAGCGCAGTCCAGGTTCGCCGAGTATGTCGATCAAAGCGGATGCGAAATCCTGAACGATGAGGAGCTGGTCACGACGAAGGACCTCTTCGAGGGTTACTTTGCCGGCCATCCCCCATTCGGAACGGGCAAAAAGAAAGACGAATTTCCCGATGCCCTTGCGCTGCGTGCTCTTGAAGCGACGGCCACGGCCCGTGCCACGGCGATTCTCGTAGTTTCTAAGGACGGGGATTGGCGGAATTTCTGTGAAGAGTCCCAGCGCCTCTATCTCGTTCCTGAGCTTGAAACAGCGTTATCGCTTCTCAATGATCCGCCGCTCGTGGTTCGACAGGCCATTCTGACCTGGCTTGGGCCAGAAGATGATGGTCGGGCCGAGATCCAACATGATCTAGAGAATAGGATCACCGACCTTGATGTCGCCATAAGCGGCTATGCAACCTCCGGCGAGATGGAGGCTGTTCCCTATGGAGCAGAGTTACACAGCCTCGATTGGCCGGACGACGCTGAGGTCGACATAATCGAAACGTCTGAGCCAGATGAAAATGGGGTGGTATCGGCGGTGTTGAGCATGCCGCTTAGCGTTGACTTGCGCGTTCACGTCGAGTTGAGCTTCTCAGTCTGGGACAGCATCGACCGTGAGTCGATTAGTATGGGTGGAAGGTCGGTTGAGTATGATGAGACGCGAGATATTCGCGCCACGGTGATGGTCAACATAAATGACCTGGGCGGAGAGGATCAGTACATCGAATTTGTGTCCTGCGAAATCGATCTGAAGGGCCTAGATGTCGATCTCGGGGACGTCGATATGTTCGAACCCGAAGATTACTACGATGACCGAGACGAGCAATAG
- a CDS encoding conserved hypothetical protein (KEGG: mes:Meso_3808 hypothetical protein) gives MARVISVFLPNWPTDRLRRKAGDAAPPGEVPLVVAGREKNRRVVTAADPAARALGLRAGLPVTKAQAMVPGLLIEPADPKADLDSLERLALWVLQRFSPIVAVDAPDGIVIDATGADHLHGGEAAMLEALTGRLVMSGVTASAAIADSWGAAHALARYAADPLFVAPPDETIPVLAPLPLQALRLPPVIAAGLYDLGFVRIGDLIGQPRAPLTRRFGPELCRRLDQAMGAVAEPIEPIRPEELVSVRRVFAEPIGAAETIARYIHKLVMALCETLEGRGLGARRLDLLCHRVDNRIETVRIGLAMPVRDPARLTRLLCDKIETIAPGFGIEIMSLTATLAEPLPLKQAASSLIEETAPDLSGLIDTLANRVGARAVYRFAPVASDVPERSVSRLPALAGDTGAGWPDHWPRPSRLLARPEPIETMALLPDHPPNWFSWKGVRRRVRRADGPERIFGEWWKRDAERQAVRDYFRVEDDAGERFWIFRSGDGEDVATGSHRWFLHGIFG, from the coding sequence ATGGCTCGGGTCATCTCCGTCTTCCTGCCGAACTGGCCGACAGACCGGTTGCGGCGGAAGGCGGGCGACGCAGCGCCGCCCGGTGAAGTGCCGCTGGTCGTCGCCGGAAGGGAGAAGAACCGCCGGGTGGTGACGGCGGCCGATCCGGCCGCGCGGGCGCTCGGCCTGCGCGCCGGCCTGCCCGTCACCAAGGCCCAGGCGATGGTCCCCGGCCTCCTCATTGAGCCCGCCGACCCAAAAGCCGACCTGGACAGCCTCGAACGTCTCGCGCTCTGGGTGCTGCAACGCTTCAGTCCGATCGTTGCCGTCGATGCGCCGGACGGGATCGTGATCGATGCGACCGGCGCCGACCATCTGCACGGCGGTGAAGCGGCCATGCTGGAGGCGCTGACCGGTCGGCTTGTCATGTCCGGCGTCACCGCCAGCGCCGCCATCGCCGATAGCTGGGGCGCGGCCCATGCGCTGGCGCGCTATGCGGCCGATCCGCTGTTTGTCGCCCCTCCCGACGAAACCATCCCGGTCCTCGCGCCGCTGCCACTGCAAGCCCTGCGTCTGCCACCCGTGATCGCAGCGGGGCTATACGATCTCGGCTTTGTCCGCATCGGCGACCTGATCGGGCAGCCGCGCGCGCCCCTGACCCGGCGCTTCGGCCCGGAGCTCTGCCGGCGTCTCGATCAGGCCATGGGCGCGGTCGCCGAACCCATCGAGCCGATCCGCCCGGAGGAGCTGGTCTCCGTCCGCCGCGTCTTCGCCGAACCGATCGGCGCCGCCGAGACCATCGCGCGCTATATTCACAAGCTGGTTATGGCGCTCTGCGAGACGCTCGAAGGGCGGGGTCTTGGCGCGCGCCGTCTCGACCTGCTCTGCCACCGGGTCGACAACCGGATCGAGACGGTGCGCATCGGCCTGGCCATGCCGGTGCGGGATCCCGCGCGCCTGACCCGGCTTCTCTGCGACAAGATCGAGACCATCGCGCCGGGCTTCGGCATCGAGATCATGTCGCTGACAGCCACCCTGGCCGAACCGCTGCCCTTGAAGCAGGCGGCCAGCAGCCTCATCGAGGAGACCGCGCCGGATCTCTCCGGCCTGATCGACACGCTGGCGAACCGGGTCGGCGCGCGGGCGGTCTATCGCTTCGCCCCGGTGGCGAGCGATGTGCCCGAACGCTCGGTCAGCCGCCTGCCAGCGCTTGCCGGGGATACGGGCGCGGGCTGGCCCGACCACTGGCCGCGCCCGTCGCGGCTTCTCGCCCGGCCGGAGCCGATCGAGACCATGGCGCTGCTGCCGGACCATCCCCCGAACTGGTTCTCCTGGAAGGGCGTGCGCCGCCGGGTCCGACGGGCCGACGGACCGGAGCGCATCTTCGGGGAATGGTGGAAACGCGATGCCGAGCGACAAGCGGTGCGGGACTATTTCCGGGTCGAGGACGATGCCGGCGAACGCTTCTGGATCTTCCGCTCCGGCGATGGCGAGGATGTCGCCACCGGCTCGCATCGCTGGTTCCTGCACGGGATTTTCGGATGA
- a CDS encoding DNA polymerase III, alpha subunit (KEGG: mes:Meso_3809 DNA polymerase III, alpha subunit~TIGRFAM: DNA polymerase III, alpha subunit~PFAM: PHP domain protein; nucleic acid binding OB-fold tRNA/helicase-type; DNA polymerase III alpha subunit~SMART: phosphoesterase PHP domain protein) codes for MSAPAYAELQVTSHFSFLRGASSAEELFATAAAMGIGALAVTDRNTLAGIVRAHEAAKEAGVRLIIGCRLDLVCGMSVLVYPTDWAAYSRLCRLLSLGKGRAGKARCHLEWDDLVAYGEGLIVVLAPDLADETCGLRLRRLRDAFGDRAYLGLTLRRRPNDQMRLWELSTLAAGLGVPTVVTNDVLFHEPGRRILQDVVTAIRHNVTVDALGIRRERHADRYLKAPGEMHRLFARWPEALARTREIADRCRFSLDELRYQYPEERDDPALSPQETLERLTWEGAASRYPEGVPEEVTAALKHELALIGKLDYAPYFLTVNSIVRFARSRGILRQGRGSAANSAVCYVLGITAIDPGRNDLLFERFVSEERREPPDIDVDFEHERREEVIQWVYEHYGRERAALTATVIRYRSKGALRDVGKAMGLPEDLIQTLSGQLWGWSEAGVTEQQLRDLNLNPEDRRLRLTLELAAQLRGAPRHLSQHPGGFVLTHDRLDDLVPIEPAAMEGRQIIEWDKDDIDALRFMKVDVLALGMLSCMRRGLDLLAEHKDIRLDLASIPAEDPRTYAMIRKADTLGTFQIESRAQMSMLPRLKPRTYYDLVVQVAIVRPGPIQGDMVHPYLRRREGLEEVDYPRPELEKVLGKTLGVPLFQEQAMRVAIECAGFTAGEADLLRKSMATFKHTGGVSKFRDRLISGMIARGYEEEFAARTFQQLEGFGSYGFPESHAASFALIAYASAWLKCWHPDVFCAALLNAQPMGFYAPAQIVRDAREHGVEVRPVCINASRWDCTLEPTGDESRFAVRLGLRMVKGLANAHAAAVVAARGDETFTSVDDLWRRAGVPVAALDQIAAADGFRPAFGLARREAQWAIKGLRDEELPLFAAASEREGQTVPELDEPAIALRAMPAGREVVEDYGHIGLSLRRHPVSFLREDLARRRIVSCAEAMAAPDQRWLEAAGIVLVRQRPGSANGVMFITLEDETGIANLVVWQKVFERYRRVILSSSMIAVRGRVQREGEVVHLVAHRIVDLSRDLASVGQREMATAEQQGPEAGGVRVKARDFR; via the coding sequence ATGAGCGCGCCCGCTTACGCCGAATTGCAGGTGACGTCGCATTTTTCCTTCCTGCGTGGCGCGTCCTCGGCCGAGGAGCTCTTCGCCACTGCGGCCGCGATGGGGATCGGCGCGCTCGCCGTGACCGACCGCAACACGCTGGCGGGTATCGTCCGCGCCCATGAGGCGGCGAAGGAGGCGGGCGTACGGCTGATCATCGGCTGCCGCCTTGACCTCGTCTGCGGCATGTCCGTGCTGGTCTATCCGACCGACTGGGCGGCCTATTCACGGCTCTGCCGGTTGCTGTCGCTGGGCAAGGGGCGGGCGGGCAAGGCGCGCTGTCATCTCGAATGGGACGATCTGGTCGCCTATGGCGAGGGCTTGATCGTGGTCCTGGCGCCGGACCTTGCCGACGAGACCTGCGGTCTGCGGCTGCGGCGCCTGCGCGATGCCTTTGGCGATCGCGCCTATCTCGGCCTGACGCTGCGCCGGCGGCCCAATGACCAGATGCGCCTCTGGGAGCTGTCGACGCTCGCTGCGGGCCTAGGTGTGCCCACCGTCGTGACCAATGACGTGCTTTTCCATGAGCCCGGACGCCGCATCCTGCAGGATGTCGTCACCGCGATCCGGCACAATGTCACCGTCGATGCGCTCGGAATCCGGCGCGAGCGCCATGCCGACCGCTATCTGAAGGCGCCCGGCGAGATGCACCGCCTCTTCGCGCGCTGGCCCGAGGCGCTGGCCCGGACGCGTGAGATCGCGGATCGCTGCCGCTTCAGCCTCGACGAGTTACGCTATCAATATCCCGAAGAGCGCGACGATCCGGCGCTGAGCCCACAGGAGACCCTGGAGCGGCTGACCTGGGAGGGCGCGGCGAGCCGCTATCCCGAGGGTGTCCCCGAGGAGGTGACAGCCGCGCTGAAGCATGAGCTGGCCCTGATCGGCAAGCTCGATTACGCGCCCTACTTCCTGACGGTGAACAGCATCGTCCGCTTCGCCCGGTCGCGCGGCATCCTTCGCCAGGGGCGCGGATCGGCGGCGAACTCCGCCGTCTGCTATGTGCTCGGCATCACCGCGATCGATCCCGGCCGCAACGATCTCCTGTTCGAGCGCTTCGTCTCCGAGGAGCGCCGGGAGCCGCCCGACATCGATGTGGATTTCGAGCACGAGCGGCGCGAGGAGGTGATCCAGTGGGTCTATGAGCATTACGGCCGCGAGCGCGCCGCTCTGACCGCCACCGTCATCCGCTATCGTTCCAAGGGCGCGCTGCGCGACGTCGGCAAGGCCATGGGGCTTCCCGAAGACCTGATCCAGACGCTGTCCGGCCAGCTCTGGGGCTGGTCCGAGGCCGGCGTGACCGAGCAGCAGCTCCGCGATCTCAACCTCAACCCGGAGGATCGCCGGTTGCGCCTGACGCTCGAACTGGCCGCCCAGCTTCGCGGCGCGCCCCGGCATCTGTCACAGCATCCGGGCGGCTTCGTCCTGACCCATGACCGGCTCGACGATCTCGTCCCCATCGAGCCCGCGGCGATGGAGGGGCGTCAGATCATCGAATGGGACAAGGACGATATCGACGCGCTGCGCTTCATGAAGGTCGATGTCCTGGCGCTCGGCATGCTGAGCTGCATGCGCCGGGGGCTTGATCTCCTAGCCGAGCACAAGGATATCCGCCTCGATCTGGCGTCGATCCCGGCCGAGGATCCGCGCACCTATGCGATGATCCGCAAGGCCGACACGCTCGGCACCTTCCAGATCGAGAGCCGGGCGCAGATGTCGATGCTGCCGCGCCTGAAGCCCCGGACCTATTACGACCTGGTGGTGCAGGTCGCGATCGTGCGGCCGGGGCCGATCCAGGGCGATATGGTTCATCCCTATCTGCGCAGGCGCGAGGGCCTGGAAGAGGTCGACTATCCCCGGCCCGAGCTGGAGAAGGTGCTGGGCAAGACGCTCGGCGTGCCGCTGTTCCAGGAACAGGCGATGCGCGTTGCCATCGAATGCGCGGGGTTCACCGCAGGCGAGGCCGATCTCCTGCGCAAGAGCATGGCCACCTTCAAACACACCGGCGGGGTCTCGAAGTTTCGTGACCGGCTGATCTCGGGGATGATCGCGCGCGGCTATGAGGAGGAGTTCGCTGCCCGGACCTTCCAGCAGCTCGAAGGCTTCGGCTCCTATGGTTTCCCCGAAAGCCATGCGGCGAGCTTCGCGCTGATCGCCTATGCCTCAGCCTGGCTCAAATGCTGGCATCCGGATGTCTTCTGCGCCGCGCTCCTCAACGCCCAGCCCATGGGCTTTTATGCGCCGGCCCAGATCGTGCGCGACGCGCGCGAACATGGGGTGGAGGTCCGCCCGGTCTGCATCAATGCCTCCCGCTGGGACTGCACGCTGGAGCCGACCGGCGACGAAAGCCGCTTCGCCGTCCGTCTCGGGCTGCGGATGGTCAAGGGACTCGCCAATGCCCATGCCGCCGCCGTGGTGGCGGCTCGGGGCGATGAGACGTTCACCTCGGTCGACGATCTCTGGCGGCGGGCCGGCGTTCCCGTCGCGGCGCTCGATCAGATCGCGGCGGCCGACGGATTCCGCCCGGCCTTCGGTCTGGCCCGGCGCGAGGCGCAATGGGCCATCAAGGGGCTGCGCGACGAAGAACTGCCGCTCTTCGCCGCCGCCTCGGAGCGCGAGGGCCAGACGGTTCCGGAACTCGACGAGCCGGCGATTGCGCTGAGAGCCATGCCTGCCGGTCGTGAGGTGGTCGAGGATTACGGGCATATCGGCCTGTCGCTGCGCCGCCACCCGGTCTCCTTCCTGCGCGAGGATCTGGCGAGGCGCCGGATTGTCAGTTGCGCCGAGGCCATGGCGGCCCCCGATCAGCGCTGGCTGGAGGCTGCGGGGATCGTGCTGGTGCGTCAGCGTCCCGGGTCCGCAAACGGCGTCATGTTCATCACGCTCGAGGACGAGACCGGCATCGCCAATCTCGTCGTCTGGCAGAAGGTCTTCGAGCGCTATCGGCGGGTCATTCTCTCATCGAGCATGATCGCCGTCAGGGGGCGGGTTCAGCGCGAGGGCGAGGTCGTGCATCTCGTCGCCCATCGGATCGTCGATCTGTCGCGGGACCTGGCGAGCGTCGGACAGCGCGAGATGGCGACGGCCGAGCAGCAGGGGCCGGAGGCCGGCGGCGTCAGGGTGAAGGCGCGGGATTTTCGGTGA
- a CDS encoding integrase domain protein SAM domain protein (PFAM: integrase family protein; integrase domain protein SAM domain protein~KEGG: mes:Meso_4144 phage integrase-like SAM-like) yields MHLYFTDLDTISRPLFLDDLAVSLAPGALDAVERTGLIHGMPFILMDDGSYDLALNRFFRACPAMGARSPNTWRSYARDILVWARFLVERRGGKTVWQAGRDDVLAFHRARRLSAAPYRISAASWNRSVAALDKLYRWAVEEGIIAISPFSYGATLRRAGGSRAVLAVTTNRARERAARRHDTRYIDLGRYLLFREVGLRGRLPDGSEDATWRGRNGERNALFAELLVTTGLRLTEAGSLLLSELPRLTDPESRSVPFDLPGPIAKGGRPRRIRVPRRVLRLIGDYVDLERTVSAARSEPSVSDPLWLMLEDGKATDAAGKRVRLDRLTLGERRRVLVGTPGQAQHALLWLTEGGKPVPSATWEAAFRRACTRCRRFGIEVEVTPHTLRHTFAVNMLSMLIREQIGSVFDPQDQHGAAYRRILGDPLQKLQHLLGHASITSTYIYLDSLAEAQELVEAAADRWAEDTAGGAA; encoded by the coding sequence GTGCATTTGTATTTTACCGATCTTGACACTATTTCGCGTCCGCTTTTCCTTGATGACCTTGCAGTGAGCCTCGCGCCCGGTGCGCTCGACGCGGTCGAGCGCACCGGGCTGATTCACGGCATGCCGTTCATCCTGATGGATGACGGCAGCTACGATCTCGCTCTCAACCGGTTCTTTCGTGCCTGTCCTGCTATGGGAGCGCGATCGCCGAACACGTGGCGCTCCTACGCCCGCGACATTCTCGTCTGGGCGCGCTTTCTTGTCGAACGGCGCGGCGGCAAGACGGTCTGGCAGGCCGGCCGCGACGATGTCCTGGCCTTTCACCGGGCGCGTCGGCTGTCGGCAGCTCCCTACCGCATCTCGGCTGCGAGCTGGAACCGGAGCGTTGCCGCGCTCGACAAGCTCTATCGCTGGGCTGTCGAGGAAGGAATCATTGCGATCTCGCCCTTCAGCTACGGCGCCACCCTTCGCAGGGCCGGCGGTAGCCGCGCAGTGCTCGCTGTGACGACGAACCGTGCCCGCGAGCGCGCCGCGCGGCGCCACGATACCCGTTACATCGATCTTGGCCGCTACCTGCTGTTCCGCGAGGTGGGATTGCGCGGCCGGCTTCCCGACGGCTCGGAGGACGCGACGTGGCGCGGCCGCAACGGCGAGCGCAATGCGTTGTTTGCCGAGCTTCTCGTCACGACCGGCCTGCGGCTGACAGAGGCCGGCAGTCTGCTGCTGAGTGAGCTGCCGCGCCTGACCGATCCCGAATCGCGCTCGGTGCCGTTCGATCTCCCCGGTCCGATCGCCAAGGGCGGACGACCACGGCGCATCCGCGTTCCCCGCCGGGTACTGAGATTGATCGGCGACTATGTCGATCTCGAGCGCACGGTCTCTGCCGCGCGCTCAGAGCCTTCGGTGTCCGATCCGCTCTGGCTGATGCTGGAGGACGGGAAGGCAACAGACGCGGCGGGCAAGCGTGTCCGGCTCGACCGTCTGACGCTGGGCGAACGCCGCCGCGTGCTGGTCGGCACGCCCGGCCAGGCGCAGCATGCCTTGCTCTGGCTGACTGAAGGCGGCAAGCCCGTGCCCTCGGCGACTTGGGAAGCTGCCTTTCGGCGGGCCTGCACCCGCTGCCGCCGTTTCGGCATCGAGGTCGAGGTGACGCCACACACGCTGCGGCACACCTTCGCCGTCAACATGCTCTCCATGCTGATCCGCGAGCAGATCGGATCCGTGTTCGATCCGCAGGACCAGCACGGCGCAGCCTATCGGCGGATTCTCGGCGATCCTCTGCAGAAGCTCCAGCACCTGCTGGGGCATGCGAGTATCACCAGCACCTACATCTATCTCGACAGCCTCGCCGAGGCGCAGGAGCTGGTCGAGGCCGCCGCGGATCGCTGGGCCGAAGACACGGCTGGCGGCGCGGCATGA
- a CDS encoding conserved hypothetical protein (KEGG: nar:Saro_3930 hypothetical protein): MTAAAAPSVRRPGRRALFPEALPDPEGEAAAAIASLRFTVTLADRSKTIDLTMLAGRKALARTFAGALWRACQVGGPAGSISTAYAYANALKTFWRYLDSAGSHVARLSDVSAVCIDGFDSWMEGSGLHPNHRLHRMSKVLNLLRLAEAAEPSHLPPDASRRLMYTSDRPGVRARPRDAYGDDVAAALRKAARTDLAAIIRRLGEADRIPAVEDSDRSKALAATHKQVMEVIDAEGVIGHRHPLFKRLYTLRRESGLPNDRLIHDLHGRRHLIAADLVPLIVLISLDTGMEIEAIKGLRADCLKNPAGGYVEIEYCKRRARGAEWKRLRVRDGGSSTPGGLIRKALQWTGPARSRLGADTLWAHCAWGRLTPRVLSMKELAASWTRRHGILDERGQRLRLNLTRLRKTHKAAWYRRTGGQLDRFAVGHTVAVAADHYADIPALRHLHEATIADAMTDALDAAFPPCVLSSEEEAAVQTDPDKATGLPVVGAAAVKALFGGEQDVWLASCGGFYNSPFGSEGEACPSPFWGCLECSNAVVTARKVPALLAFLNFIRAQRQVLSEADWIAKFGRVHGRIAEQILPRFADAEIEEARRIGSSDPALLYLPPEARAP; the protein is encoded by the coding sequence ATGACCGCCGCGGCGGCTCCATCGGTGCGGCGGCCGGGTCGCCGCGCCCTCTTTCCCGAGGCGCTGCCCGATCCCGAGGGCGAGGCCGCCGCTGCGATCGCATCGCTGCGCTTTACCGTCACGCTGGCGGATCGCAGCAAGACGATCGACCTGACGATGCTCGCCGGCCGCAAGGCATTGGCGCGGACCTTTGCCGGCGCGCTCTGGCGCGCCTGCCAGGTCGGTGGTCCGGCCGGCTCGATCTCGACGGCCTACGCCTATGCCAATGCGCTCAAGACATTTTGGCGCTATCTCGATTCCGCCGGATCGCACGTCGCCCGTCTCTCCGACGTCAGTGCCGTCTGCATCGACGGCTTCGATTCCTGGATGGAGGGGAGCGGCCTGCATCCCAATCACCGCCTGCACCGCATGAGCAAGGTGCTCAACCTGCTGCGGCTTGCCGAGGCCGCGGAGCCCAGCCACCTGCCGCCCGATGCCTCACGCCGGCTGATGTACACGAGCGATCGGCCCGGCGTGCGCGCCAGGCCGCGCGATGCCTATGGCGATGATGTCGCCGCGGCATTGCGGAAGGCGGCGCGCACCGATCTCGCCGCCATCATCCGCCGCTTGGGCGAGGCCGATCGTATTCCGGCGGTCGAGGATTCCGATCGGAGCAAGGCGCTGGCAGCAACCCACAAACAGGTAATGGAAGTGATCGACGCGGAAGGCGTCATCGGGCACAGGCACCCTCTCTTCAAGCGACTCTACACGCTCCGCCGCGAGAGTGGCCTGCCGAACGATCGCCTGATCCACGATCTGCATGGCCGCCGGCATCTCATCGCCGCCGATCTCGTGCCGCTCATCGTGCTTATCTCGCTCGACACCGGCATGGAGATCGAAGCGATCAAGGGCTTGCGAGCGGACTGCCTGAAGAACCCGGCGGGCGGCTATGTCGAGATCGAGTATTGCAAGCGTCGGGCGCGCGGCGCCGAGTGGAAGCGGCTGCGTGTGCGCGACGGCGGTTCCTCGACGCCGGGCGGCTTGATCCGCAAGGCGCTGCAGTGGACCGGTCCGGCGAGAAGCCGGCTCGGCGCCGACACGCTCTGGGCGCACTGTGCCTGGGGCCGCCTGACCCCTCGGGTGCTCAGCATGAAGGAGCTCGCGGCTTCATGGACGCGCCGGCACGGCATCCTTGATGAGCGGGGCCAACGCCTTCGCCTCAATCTGACGCGCCTGCGCAAGACGCATAAGGCGGCATGGTACCGGCGCACGGGCGGCCAGCTCGACCGCTTCGCCGTCGGCCACACTGTCGCGGTCGCGGCCGACCACTACGCCGACATTCCCGCGCTTCGTCATCTGCACGAGGCGACAATTGCCGACGCCATGACCGATGCGCTCGACGCCGCGTTCCCCCCCTGTGTCCTGTCGTCGGAGGAGGAAGCGGCCGTCCAGACCGATCCCGACAAGGCGACCGGCCTTCCCGTTGTCGGCGCCGCCGCGGTCAAGGCGCTGTTCGGCGGCGAGCAGGACGTCTGGCTCGCCAGTTGCGGCGGCTTCTACAACAGCCCGTTCGGCTCGGAGGGAGAGGCCTGTCCGTCCCCCTTCTGGGGGTGTCTCGAATGCAGCAATGCCGTGGTCACCGCCCGCAAGGTGCCCGCGCTCCTGGCCTTCCTCAACTTCATCCGGGCGCAGCGGCAGGTGCTGAGCGAAGCCGACTGGATCGCCAAGTTCGGCCGGGTTCACGGACGCATCGCCGAACAGATTCTGCCCCGGTTCGCCGACGCCGAGATCGAGGAAGCCCGTCGGATTGGGTCATCGGACCCCGCGCTCCTCTACCTGCCGCCCGAAGCGAGAGCGCCATGA
- a CDS encoding domain of unknown function DUF1738 (PFAM: domain of unknown function DUF1738~KEGG: pde:Pden_1544 domain of unknown function DUF1738), with the protein MARQDRARPGGARSNLYDDITDKIIAELEEGRLPWVQPWGTAAAKAPLAMPRNAATSRQYSGINVLILWGAVVQHGYPSQHWLTFRQALSLGGNVRKGERGTTVVYADRFTPEDEKRRALEAGEEASSIPFLKRFTVFNAAQCEGLPEDIAVEAPPPPPGMIEPRVEALIEATGIDFRIGGDRAFYVPALDYVQVPPPAAYFEPINWHRTALHEMGHATGHASRLGRDFSGSFGTKKYAFEELVALS; encoded by the coding sequence ATGGCCAGACAGGACCGCGCCCGCCCAGGCGGCGCCCGCAGCAATCTCTATGACGACATCACCGACAAGATCATCGCCGAGCTGGAGGAAGGCCGGCTGCCCTGGGTCCAGCCCTGGGGGACGGCGGCGGCGAAAGCGCCGCTCGCCATGCCGAGAAACGCCGCAACCTCGCGGCAATATTCCGGGATCAATGTCCTGATCCTCTGGGGCGCCGTGGTCCAGCACGGCTATCCCAGCCAGCATTGGCTCACCTTCCGGCAAGCGCTCTCGCTGGGCGGAAATGTCCGCAAGGGCGAGCGCGGCACCACCGTCGTCTATGCCGACCGCTTCACGCCGGAGGACGAGAAGCGCCGCGCTCTGGAGGCGGGCGAGGAAGCCAGCAGCATTCCGTTCCTGAAGCGCTTCACCGTCTTCAATGCCGCGCAATGCGAGGGCCTGCCCGAGGACATAGCCGTTGAGGCCCCGCCACCGCCGCCCGGCATGATCGAGCCGCGGGTTGAGGCGCTGATCGAAGCGACCGGGATCGACTTCCGCATCGGCGGGGATCGCGCCTTCTATGTTCCGGCGCTCGACTACGTCCAGGTGCCGCCCCCGGCCGCCTATTTCGAGCCGATCAACTGGCACAGGACGGCGCTGCACGAGATGGGTCATGCGACAGGCCATGCCTCGCGCCTGGGGCGGGATTTTTCGGGCAGCTTCGGCACGAAGAAATACGCCTTCGAGGAACTGGTCGCTTTATCCTGA